From the genome of Lentisphaera araneosa HTCC2155, one region includes:
- a CDS encoding type II secretion system protein yields MKKFSLVEILVVLAIIAILTSLLIPSLANARKKGKAAICQSNLHQLGTSAFAFAMDNDRKVPAAGAIGSLPYTNSSWWTASLKEGGYLNWTEEAMTCPSLPFEGDWSNENYVTYGATREPDKHWRNPRQGEIESPYFGFKITQVESPSEFFWYADSAKKNNGLLKQWNTYEYQYKNRGRSSALRIHTRHFEKANLWFVDGHVSPHWIGSLKEHGVDYIFGENGNAINF; encoded by the coding sequence ATGAAAAAATTTAGTTTGGTCGAAATTTTAGTTGTCCTCGCCATCATTGCTATTTTGACGTCTTTATTAATTCCAAGTTTGGCTAATGCAAGGAAGAAGGGCAAGGCGGCTATATGCCAGTCCAATTTACATCAGCTCGGCACAAGCGCATTTGCCTTTGCCATGGATAATGATCGTAAGGTCCCTGCCGCTGGCGCAATCGGCAGTCTACCTTATACCAACTCGTCTTGGTGGACGGCGTCTCTAAAAGAAGGCGGGTACCTAAACTGGACAGAAGAAGCTATGACTTGCCCGTCTCTGCCTTTTGAGGGAGATTGGTCTAATGAAAATTATGTGACTTATGGCGCAACAAGAGAGCCAGATAAGCACTGGAGAAATCCTCGTCAAGGAGAGATTGAGAGTCCGTATTTTGGCTTTAAAATCACTCAAGTGGAATCACCATCAGAGTTTTTTTGGTATGCCGATTCAGCTAAAAAAAATAATGGCCTGTTAAAACAATGGAATACTTACGAATATCAATATAAGAATAGAGGTAGATCATCAGCATTGAGAATTCATACTCGGCACTTTGAGAAGGCAAATCTTTGGTTTGTCGATGGTCATGTCTCTCCGCACTGGATA
- a CDS encoding IS3 family transposase, whose product MNKSFTVKQLCEYLKMSRQNFYKHRSISTKKEVDQKLIVELIKEQRCIQSELGIRKLKCLLADDFKENSIKVGRDRLFDIAREERLLIKRKRKYCRTTDSRHRFKIYKNLIKNINLTSPNQVWVCDITYIRVAKSFVYLALITDAYSRKIIAYNVGENLEAVGCIKALKMALKDLPKGSRPIHHSDRGSQYCCHDYIEILTNRNLPVSMTEENHCYENSKAERVNGILKYEYHLRETFKNFKDAKKAIKQAIYLYNNCRPHTALEYSFPSVVHETQCA is encoded by the coding sequence GTGAACAAATCATTCACTGTTAAGCAACTCTGTGAGTATTTGAAAATGAGTCGACAAAACTTCTATAAACATAGATCTATTAGTACTAAAAAAGAAGTTGATCAAAAGCTTATAGTCGAACTGATCAAAGAACAACGCTGCATCCAATCAGAACTTGGAATTCGAAAGTTAAAGTGCCTATTAGCAGATGACTTCAAAGAGAATTCTATAAAAGTAGGACGAGATCGCTTGTTCGATATAGCTCGTGAAGAACGACTATTAATCAAAAGGAAGAGGAAGTACTGTCGCACAACCGATTCTAGACATCGTTTTAAAATTTATAAAAACCTCATCAAAAATATAAATTTAACTTCCCCTAATCAGGTTTGGGTATGTGATATTACGTATATCAGAGTAGCTAAGAGTTTTGTTTATTTAGCCTTGATTACGGATGCATATTCTAGAAAAATAATTGCGTATAATGTTGGAGAGAACTTAGAGGCTGTAGGATGTATCAAGGCTTTGAAAATGGCTTTAAAAGACCTGCCTAAAGGTTCTCGTCCCATCCACCACTCTGACAGAGGCTCTCAGTACTGCTGTCACGATTACATTGAAATCTTGACGAATAGAAATCTTCCTGTCAGTATGACTGAAGAAAACCATTGCTATGAAAATTCAAAAGCTGAAAGAGTCAACGGAATACTGAAGTATGAATATCATTTACGCGAAACATTTAAGAACTTTAAAGATGCTAAAAAAGCAATTAAGCAGGCTATTTACTTATACAATAATTGTCGCCCTCATACAGCTTTGGAATATTCATTTCCAAGTGTTGTTCATGAAACACAATGTGCATAA
- a CDS encoding transposase — MKDTIRYSESFKQKVVNEISKGKFISCGEASQAYGISGSCTVRAWVKKYGRTDLLPKVIKVESENDIDEIKALKKHIAELEKTVTELAISDVMNKAYFDIACDKFGVSDKVAFKKKVDAKLSGESEQ; from the coding sequence ATGAAAGATACAATAAGATATAGTGAATCGTTTAAACAAAAAGTGGTAAACGAGATCTCCAAAGGTAAATTTATAAGCTGTGGAGAAGCGAGCCAAGCGTATGGGATATCAGGCTCTTGTACAGTAAGAGCCTGGGTCAAAAAGTATGGTAGAACAGACTTATTACCAAAGGTGATTAAAGTGGAATCAGAAAATGATATTGATGAGATTAAAGCTCTTAAAAAGCATATTGCTGAGTTAGAGAAAACAGTAACTGAACTAGCTATAAGTGATGTTATGAATAAAGCTTACTTTGATATAGCGTGTGATAAGTTCGGTGTTTCAGATAAAGTCGCATTCAAAAAAAAAGTCGATGCGAAGCTGTCTGGAGAGTCAGAGCAGTGA
- a CDS encoding lactonase family protein — MGKFQLFIAVLSLYSLCFAENVNVYFSTGGRGALGIYKSKFNTQSGKLGHPSLAAELKNVNFLALHPDKDKLYAVGELPEGHAVVAYNIDKKGGLKKFSSSLIKCNKGSHISVHPSGKFLLTAQYLGPSVAYFPLNDKGELGERVRIEHEGASKVNIKRQKDPHPHWTGFSPDGKYAFVPDLGTDNIHIYKVKNDLSGITKHGLAKSIPGGGPRHMRFSVDGKFIYLVNELDLSVSTFAYNSKKGEAKLIKVTPALPKEIKDKEVFNSSAEIIVHPNGEFIWTSNRGNDSVSTFKVDKSSGKLNFVESEAVRGCWPRNINIDPTSKWLLAAGQFSSTVSVFKINQDTGELTFITKNIISVPGPTCILFAK; from the coding sequence ATGGGAAAGTTTCAATTATTTATTGCTGTTTTGAGTTTATACTCGCTTTGTTTTGCCGAAAATGTCAATGTCTATTTCTCTACAGGTGGACGTGGAGCCCTGGGCATCTACAAATCAAAATTCAATACTCAATCAGGTAAGCTGGGTCATCCATCCTTAGCGGCAGAATTAAAGAATGTCAATTTTTTAGCCTTGCATCCGGATAAAGACAAGCTCTATGCTGTGGGCGAGCTCCCGGAAGGGCACGCAGTTGTCGCTTATAACATTGACAAAAAGGGTGGGCTCAAAAAGTTCTCCAGCTCTTTAATTAAGTGCAACAAAGGCTCCCATATCAGTGTTCATCCTTCAGGGAAGTTCTTATTGACAGCGCAGTACTTAGGACCATCAGTTGCTTACTTTCCCCTCAATGACAAGGGTGAATTAGGCGAGAGAGTGAGAATTGAGCACGAAGGTGCTTCTAAAGTAAATATAAAGCGTCAGAAGGATCCGCATCCCCATTGGACGGGTTTCTCACCCGATGGGAAATACGCCTTCGTTCCCGATTTAGGTACCGATAATATTCATATCTACAAAGTTAAAAACGACCTTTCCGGCATCACTAAACACGGCCTGGCTAAATCAATCCCCGGTGGTGGGCCGCGTCACATGCGTTTTTCCGTTGATGGCAAGTTTATTTACCTGGTCAATGAACTCGACCTATCGGTATCTACCTTTGCCTACAATAGCAAAAAGGGTGAGGCTAAGCTAATCAAAGTGACACCTGCTTTGCCCAAGGAAATTAAAGATAAAGAAGTCTTCAACTCTTCTGCCGAAATTATCGTACACCCCAATGGTGAGTTTATCTGGACATCAAATCGTGGTAATGATAGCGTTTCTACCTTTAAAGTTGACAAATCGAGCGGCAAGTTAAACTTTGTGGAATCGGAAGCCGTTCGCGGTTGCTGGCCTCGCAATATCAACATCGACCCCACATCCAAGTGGCTCCTGGCTGCAGGGCAGTTTTCCAGTACGGTTTCAGTCTTTAAGATCAATCAGGATACTGGTGAATTAACTTTTATCACGAAGAATATCATTAGTGTCCCGGGACCTACGTGTATTCTTTTTGCTAAATAG
- a CDS encoding prepilin-type N-terminal cleavage/methylation domain-containing protein: protein MRKKFTLIELLVVVAIIGILASLLAPSLKTARGKSRAAVCKSNLKQLGMLAGMYAEDNEGVYIIQLNGLWYVHPLKAFGYVSNITEESFTCPSLPLANWNMTHNILNVYGIAQDKAPLRSGYYEVNNGGPKNKWINSNEVEVSSEHFFYVDSARIQGGELRQSYNFEWNRSINQGSDARIHTRHDEAGNVWFLDGHVAPHRIGSLSQMRFRSGWMEAGTLIDY from the coding sequence ATGCGTAAGAAATTTACTTTAATTGAGCTTTTAGTTGTTGTCGCCATAATTGGAATTTTGGCTTCTTTACTTGCGCCATCACTCAAAACAGCCCGAGGCAAGAGCCGGGCAGCCGTTTGTAAATCTAATTTAAAACAACTCGGCATGCTTGCTGGTATGTATGCTGAAGATAATGAGGGGGTGTATATCATTCAATTAAATGGTCTTTGGTATGTTCACCCTCTAAAGGCTTTTGGCTATGTTTCAAACATTACTGAAGAATCTTTTACCTGCCCATCTCTGCCTTTAGCTAATTGGAATATGACTCATAATATTTTAAATGTCTATGGCATAGCGCAGGATAAGGCTCCACTTCGCTCAGGGTATTACGAAGTAAATAATGGTGGTCCTAAGAATAAGTGGATAAATTCAAATGAAGTTGAAGTGAGTTCAGAACACTTTTTCTACGTGGATTCTGCAAGAATTCAAGGAGGAGAACTACGTCAAAGTTATAACTTTGAATGGAATAGATCAATTAATCAAGGTTCTGATGCAAGAATTCATACCCGTCACGATGAGGCGGGCAATGTTTGGTTTCTCGATGGTCATGTGGCTCCTCATAGAATTGGTTCCTTGAGTCAAATGCGCTTTCGAAGCGGCTGGATGGAAGCCGGTACACTAATAGACTACTAA
- a CDS encoding type II secretion system protein, with protein sequence MRKKFSLIELLVVVAIIGILASLLAPTLKSARGKSKAAVCKSTIGQLGVSAYMFADDNDGNIPLSTSVIGGFPNTNGRWWTHALDGGGYVKWTEAAMSCPSLPYEGDWSDEDYVTYGASRHGGRTGEITSPYGGFKLTEVESPSEFFWFADSAKTDNSGTLHQWNNFLYHSGADQRIHTRHDEAANLWFADGHVSSNKIGALMNLGIGYIRTENGTALNF encoded by the coding sequence ATGCGTAAAAAATTTAGTTTAATTGAGCTTTTAGTTGTGGTGGCGATAATTGGAATTTTAGCTTCCTTGTTGGCACCCACCCTCAAGAGTGCCAGGGGAAAGAGTAAAGCTGCGGTTTGTAAATCAACCATTGGCCAGCTTGGTGTGTCGGCATATATGTTTGCCGATGATAATGATGGCAACATTCCATTAAGTACTTCAGTTATTGGCGGCTTTCCTAATACCAATGGACGTTGGTGGACTCATGCGCTAGATGGAGGGGGGTATGTAAAGTGGACAGAAGCGGCAATGTCTTGTCCATCACTGCCCTATGAGGGCGACTGGTCAGACGAGGACTATGTGACGTATGGCGCATCAAGACACGGGGGGCGCACAGGTGAAATCACAAGCCCTTATGGTGGTTTCAAACTTACTGAAGTTGAATCACCATCAGAATTTTTTTGGTTTGCGGATTCCGCTAAGACTGATAATTCTGGAACACTACATCAGTGGAATAACTTCTTATATCACAGTGGAGCGGATCAGAGAATTCATACCCGCCATGATGAGGCGGCAAATTTATGGTTTGCCGATGGTCATGTTAGCTCTAATAAAATAGGGGCTTTAATGAACTTGGGGATCGGATACATAAGAACTGAAAATGGAACGGCACTTAATTTTTAG
- a CDS encoding DUF1552 domain-containing protein, with amino-acid sequence MKSNINRRHFLRGSGAFIALPLLESASFKAFASAADKKTPMPPKRLAFMSMGFGVTQETWYPSKDDAGLNYKVPKGLAPLAKNQKDFTFVQGCEHKNSRQAHWGSTFWLTGANQYGTPGQSFSNTISADQVAAAQSGKYTRYSSIQLASDDTNGSGHGPGASLAWDQNGKPVSAWNSPLQAYHNLFSADKLPIEQRKALLAEKRSILDSVHIEAKDIQRSLNKSDKDKIGEYFQGIRDIETRLSKTEAWMNVPKAKAPFGAPADGLSGPEEIETMYKIMIAALQTDSTRVITYRQPLKRFIGGNPHAMSHYAPGTIQEEASKARDLAQSKLLNGLINQLKATKEVDGSSLYDNIALAFGSNIRSIHYLSNCPTILMGGAANIKLGHNMVLEEGTPLNNVWLTMLHGVGVKVDSHGDSTGIVKELQV; translated from the coding sequence ATGAAATCAAATATCAATCGACGACATTTCCTGCGGGGCTCCGGAGCTTTTATTGCCCTTCCTTTATTAGAGTCAGCGAGCTTTAAAGCCTTTGCTTCTGCAGCTGATAAGAAAACACCTATGCCGCCTAAAAGGCTGGCTTTCATGAGCATGGGTTTTGGTGTGACTCAGGAAACATGGTACCCGAGCAAAGACGATGCCGGGCTAAACTACAAAGTACCAAAGGGTTTAGCGCCTCTCGCAAAGAATCAGAAAGACTTTACTTTCGTGCAGGGCTGTGAACACAAGAATTCACGTCAGGCACACTGGGGCAGCACATTTTGGTTAACAGGTGCCAATCAGTATGGCACACCGGGTCAATCCTTTTCCAATACCATTTCTGCTGATCAGGTAGCTGCGGCCCAATCTGGCAAATACACCCGTTATTCTTCCATACAATTAGCTTCCGATGATACTAATGGCTCGGGGCACGGGCCAGGGGCTTCATTGGCCTGGGATCAAAACGGTAAGCCCGTCTCTGCCTGGAATTCTCCTTTGCAGGCTTATCATAACTTGTTTTCAGCTGATAAGCTTCCCATTGAGCAGCGCAAGGCTTTATTGGCTGAAAAGCGCAGTATCCTGGATTCTGTTCACATTGAAGCTAAAGATATTCAACGTTCTTTGAATAAATCGGATAAAGACAAGATCGGTGAGTACTTCCAGGGCATTCGCGATATTGAAACTCGTTTGAGCAAAACTGAAGCATGGATGAATGTTCCCAAGGCAAAAGCTCCTTTTGGCGCACCCGCTGATGGATTAAGTGGACCTGAGGAAATTGAAACTATGTATAAAATCATGATTGCAGCTCTGCAAACTGACAGTACTCGCGTGATTACCTACCGCCAGCCTCTTAAGAGGTTCATTGGTGGCAACCCTCATGCAATGAGTCATTATGCACCTGGTACGATTCAGGAAGAGGCGTCAAAAGCAAGAGATTTGGCTCAGTCAAAATTACTCAATGGTCTTATCAACCAACTAAAAGCGACTAAAGAAGTCGATGGTTCCAGCCTCTACGATAATATTGCTTTGGCTTTCGGATCCAATATTCGCTCTATTCACTATTTAAGTAACTGCCCAACCATTCTTATGGGTGGAGCGGCTAATATAAAACTTGGTCACAATATGGTTCTGGAAGAAGGAACCCCTCTTAACAACGTATGGTTAACCATGCTACACGGAGTAGGTGTAAAGGTTGATAGTCATGGTGATAGTACTGGTATTGTTAAGGAGCTCCAGGTATGA
- a CDS encoding DUF1592 domain-containing protein, translated as MKKVLTGLSCLIMGLSTQAEKPQAILPEKNFDFLANYCLNCHDEEKQEGKVNLEDLDFNITTIEQAEQWQSVLSAINAGDMPPEDKKQPNSHEKADFLESLSDTMVTARKVLSDSGGKITMSRLNKREYKNSIQSLVGVELNDNILPSDDGSTDFDTVGASLFMSGDKFEQYLKLGRKAIDEFYEQRAAQNAKPFVFRIEAEDIGNPKLKQRLKKSDELFKKFEALKKAVDEFAARPENAEAIAKMSQKDKAFLRRYYEKLSYLDGAPHPKDFGFKYSLANAAKFYELAKNDYEYHKHFYNLPHRENGTYLQLNYGVTRLELTPKEMPIGTYKLRVSAGAVEGSPAYRNFLEFGHPGGPIDDRGDFEGFPIKSMQVLGSVTNPKVIETEFEVRPDTQREFAIRERRPTSWHELRKIYHREVKKNGYGHEPATWVDWVEIEGPIAKPQAGKLAKIYDAYRDKEGLSDIQRARYILTEFSKEAFRTNKARPEFIESVMAIYKNRLTMEKDFELAIRTPLSIIVSSPRFIYKNEVGYDKTRQLTNLEVAIRLSYFLWSSPPDQELLNIAQKQQLSNKKVLMQQVERMLKEPKAHRFVAGLTHQWLDMQRLDLFQFSVTDFREFDQNLRKASREEVYQTILHLLRSKDNGQLQNLIKSDFVVVNGMLAAHYGMTGIEGDNFRTVKLSDKSPRGGLLGMAAINAMGSDGMESSPVERGAWVLRYMLNDPPPPAPANVPQLSRLADKKMSKKEKLIAHQEEPQCASCHRKIDPIGYGLENFNAIGQWRTKDKHAISKTNKKGIVDASGAFHKGPAFADFFELRDRIYDKKDDFARGFTEALIEYGLGRPYAFTDEDLAQQILSATKEKDYNMQEFVKALVSSKQFWSK; from the coding sequence ATGAAGAAAGTTTTAACTGGTTTATCCTGTTTGATTATGGGCTTGAGTACTCAAGCTGAAAAACCCCAAGCTATTTTACCTGAAAAAAACTTTGACTTCCTGGCAAATTACTGCCTCAACTGCCATGATGAAGAAAAGCAGGAGGGTAAAGTTAACCTTGAGGATTTGGACTTTAACATAACAACGATTGAGCAGGCCGAGCAATGGCAGAGTGTACTCAGTGCCATCAATGCAGGCGATATGCCTCCAGAAGATAAAAAACAACCTAATAGTCACGAGAAGGCAGATTTCCTGGAAAGTCTATCCGACACCATGGTTACTGCTAGAAAAGTACTTTCAGATAGTGGTGGCAAGATCACCATGAGCCGCCTCAATAAACGCGAATACAAAAATAGTATCCAAAGTTTAGTTGGGGTAGAACTGAATGATAATATTTTGCCCAGCGATGACGGTTCAACTGATTTCGATACAGTGGGGGCTTCTCTCTTCATGTCAGGAGACAAGTTTGAGCAATATTTAAAGCTTGGGCGTAAAGCCATAGATGAATTTTACGAACAAAGAGCTGCCCAGAATGCTAAGCCATTTGTTTTCCGTATAGAGGCTGAAGATATTGGCAATCCCAAATTGAAGCAGCGACTAAAGAAATCCGATGAACTTTTCAAAAAGTTTGAAGCTCTGAAAAAGGCTGTAGACGAATTTGCCGCAAGACCAGAAAATGCCGAAGCAATAGCCAAAATGTCCCAAAAAGATAAAGCTTTTTTAAGGCGCTATTACGAAAAGCTTTCTTATCTCGACGGAGCACCACACCCAAAGGATTTTGGCTTTAAATACAGTCTTGCTAACGCTGCTAAATTCTATGAGTTGGCAAAAAATGATTATGAATACCACAAGCATTTTTACAATTTACCTCACAGAGAAAACGGCACTTATCTTCAACTTAATTATGGAGTAACCAGGCTCGAATTGACCCCTAAAGAAATGCCTATTGGGACTTATAAACTTCGCGTTTCGGCAGGCGCAGTTGAAGGCAGCCCGGCATATCGTAATTTCCTTGAGTTCGGTCACCCCGGTGGTCCCATTGATGATAGAGGGGATTTTGAAGGTTTTCCAATTAAATCAATGCAGGTTCTGGGCTCAGTAACAAATCCCAAAGTTATTGAAACTGAATTTGAGGTGAGACCGGATACTCAGCGCGAATTTGCTATACGCGAAAGACGTCCTACATCCTGGCATGAATTAAGAAAAATTTATCACAGAGAGGTCAAGAAAAACGGTTATGGTCACGAACCAGCAACTTGGGTTGACTGGGTAGAAATAGAGGGGCCTATTGCTAAGCCTCAAGCTGGGAAATTGGCAAAGATCTACGATGCCTATCGTGATAAAGAAGGCTTATCTGATATTCAAAGAGCACGTTATATTCTTACAGAGTTCTCCAAGGAGGCTTTTAGAACCAACAAAGCAAGACCTGAATTTATTGAATCGGTTATGGCTATCTATAAAAATAGGCTGACTATGGAGAAAGATTTTGAACTGGCCATTAGAACGCCATTGAGCATCATCGTTTCCTCTCCACGCTTTATATATAAAAATGAAGTGGGATATGATAAAACACGTCAGTTAACTAACCTTGAAGTCGCGATTCGACTTTCTTATTTCCTCTGGAGTTCGCCGCCGGATCAGGAGCTTTTAAACATCGCACAAAAGCAGCAATTGAGTAATAAAAAAGTCCTCATGCAGCAAGTTGAGCGCATGCTCAAGGAGCCCAAAGCTCATCGATTTGTGGCGGGCTTAACTCATCAGTGGCTGGATATGCAACGTTTGGATTTATTCCAGTTTAGTGTGACGGACTTCCGCGAATTTGATCAAAATTTACGTAAAGCTTCTCGTGAAGAAGTGTATCAAACTATCCTTCACTTACTCCGTTCCAAAGACAACGGTCAACTGCAGAACCTAATCAAAAGTGATTTTGTGGTGGTTAATGGCATGCTGGCAGCTCACTACGGTATGACAGGTATAGAAGGCGATAATTTCCGCACAGTTAAACTTTCAGATAAATCTCCTCGCGGAGGTCTCTTGGGTATGGCAGCGATTAATGCCATGGGCAGTGATGGTATGGAAAGTAGCCCGGTGGAACGCGGTGCCTGGGTACTTCGTTACATGCTGAATGATCCACCACCACCGGCTCCGGCAAATGTACCGCAATTATCCCGCCTAGCTGATAAGAAAATGTCTAAGAAAGAAAAATTAATAGCTCATCAGGAAGAGCCGCAATGCGCTAGCTGTCACCGAAAAATCGACCCCATTGGTTATGGCTTAGAAAACTTCAATGCCATAGGTCAGTGGCGGACAAAAGATAAGCATGCTATTTCGAAGACAAATAAGAAGGGTATTGTCGATGCCTCTGGCGCCTTCCACAAAGGACCAGCTTTTGCCGATTTCTTTGAGTTAAGAGATAGAATTTACGACAAGAAGGATGATTTCGCTCGTGGCTTTACAGAAGCACTTATTGAGTACGGACTCGGTCGCCCCTATGCCTTCACGGACGAAGATTTAGCTCAGCAAATCTTAAGTGCAACAAAAGAAAAAGATTACAACATGCAGGAATTTGTTAAGGCTCTCGTTAGCAGCAAGCAATTCTGGAGCAAATAA
- a CDS encoding sulfatase, protein MKFTFYASLLMAFICSANTKPNFIFIMTDDHGWSQFSHIPHPTMKEAKSQYLETPNLTRLVEEGMRFTRGYSPASLCTPTRRSILCGASTARSGTEFKSSFIPHEHMTMPRAIKMADENYVCAHFGKWGEHMVSTPEQCGYDLSDGETGNVTGGMEDKFQPYHIMDDPKRTNSVTDRTIAFIKEQKSSGKPFYAQVSYYATHLSVELEEKSLKKFQGKGEPDRRYTAGFAGMLQETDRAIGRILDALDELEIADNTYVIFSSDNGGRGEIPGAATEGLDPNYPLTGYKHTLNEGGIRVPFYVRGPGVKPNSWSHEIVSSYDLLPSFYELAGGTEALPETVDGGSFVHLIHDKELDHVKRAVGGLVFHRPRQRESVYSKGKYKLLLNWNGESPGQAELYNTLSDATESKNLADQFPERVEDMKKKLVHFLKSVDAETVKDYPKMRAKKY, encoded by the coding sequence ATGAAATTCACTTTTTATGCCTCTTTGCTCATGGCCTTTATATGCTCAGCAAATACCAAACCCAATTTTATTTTTATCATGACAGATGATCATGGCTGGAGCCAATTTAGTCATATACCTCACCCGACCATGAAAGAAGCTAAGTCCCAATATCTCGAGACCCCGAACTTAACCCGCTTAGTAGAAGAGGGCATGCGCTTTACGCGTGGTTATTCACCTGCATCACTCTGTACTCCAACGCGTAGAAGTATTTTATGTGGTGCATCGACTGCCCGTAGTGGTACTGAATTTAAGAGTTCTTTTATTCCCCATGAGCACATGACCATGCCCAGAGCCATCAAAATGGCTGATGAAAATTATGTTTGTGCCCACTTTGGTAAATGGGGAGAACACATGGTTTCGACTCCTGAGCAATGCGGCTATGATCTAAGTGATGGTGAAACTGGTAACGTAACGGGTGGGATGGAAGACAAGTTTCAGCCTTATCACATTATGGATGACCCCAAACGAACAAACTCAGTTACTGATAGAACTATTGCTTTTATAAAAGAACAAAAGTCCTCTGGCAAACCCTTCTATGCTCAAGTAAGCTATTACGCAACACACCTCAGTGTTGAACTTGAAGAAAAATCCCTCAAGAAGTTTCAGGGAAAAGGTGAGCCGGATCGTCGTTATACTGCGGGATTCGCAGGCATGCTTCAAGAAACTGATAGAGCTATCGGCCGAATTCTCGATGCCCTAGATGAACTTGAAATTGCCGACAACACGTATGTGATTTTCTCTTCAGATAACGGCGGTCGTGGCGAAATTCCCGGAGCAGCGACAGAAGGTTTAGATCCCAATTATCCTCTCACAGGTTATAAACACACCCTCAATGAAGGTGGCATCCGCGTGCCTTTTTACGTTCGTGGTCCCGGTGTAAAACCAAATTCTTGGAGTCATGAGATCGTTTCGAGTTATGATTTATTGCCGAGCTTTTACGAGCTTGCAGGTGGTACTGAAGCACTTCCGGAAACTGTCGATGGCGGCAGTTTTGTTCATTTGATTCACGATAAAGAGCTCGACCACGTTAAACGTGCTGTGGGTGGTTTGGTTTTTCACCGTCCGCGTCAGCGCGAATCCGTGTACAGCAAGGGGAAATATAAGCTTTTACTCAATTGGAATGGTGAATCACCGGGTCAGGCAGAACTCTATAATACTTTAAGTGATGCCACAGAGAGTAAAAACCTCGCAGACCAATTCCCTGAGCGCGTCGAAGATATGAAGAAGAAACTTGTTCACTTCCTCAAATCAGTTGATGCCGAAACGGTTAAAGACTACCCAAAAATGCGCGCTAAAAAATATTGA
- a CDS encoding EF-hand domain-containing protein encodes MKLFLSIIFCLSALSFAAENASKGAKSPMVVGIVEASQDDHVLVVTRDKFKRKLLFNEQSKIIYIGYDEEVKEIKAKCGIRAQVKDEVISTIYVTQDIGVDQPEPTPEMVKMTSHELFAVADLNKNGKISYVEVSKTIKYSLKHGPITFSKVDLDKSGSLNQGEFEAFLAKTKWWKMSRKSPQEWLDSADQDKNMLLSKEELAILLGSTAHIEIFFRRADSNKSGDIDLNEIAAFIDTLIYPSLKKQR; translated from the coding sequence ATGAAATTATTTCTATCAATCATTTTTTGCCTAAGTGCACTAAGCTTTGCTGCAGAAAATGCCAGTAAGGGAGCCAAGAGCCCCATGGTGGTTGGTATTGTCGAAGCTTCTCAAGATGATCATGTGCTGGTGGTGACCAGGGACAAGTTTAAACGAAAGCTTTTATTTAATGAGCAGAGTAAGATTATATACATTGGCTATGATGAAGAGGTCAAAGAAATCAAAGCCAAATGTGGCATTAGAGCTCAAGTCAAAGATGAAGTGATTTCAACCATCTATGTCACTCAGGATATTGGTGTGGATCAACCTGAGCCCACACCGGAAATGGTCAAGATGACAAGCCATGAGCTCTTTGCCGTCGCAGACTTAAACAAAAATGGTAAAATCAGCTATGTGGAGGTTTCCAAAACAATTAAATACTCCCTAAAACACGGTCCCATCACTTTCTCTAAAGTGGATTTAGATAAATCCGGTTCTCTCAATCAAGGGGAATTCGAGGCCTTTCTTGCCAAAACTAAATGGTGGAAGATGTCGCGTAAGTCGCCTCAGGAATGGCTTGACTCAGCTGATCAAGATAAGAACATGCTTCTCTCCAAGGAAGAACTGGCGATTCTTTTGGGGAGTACGGCTCATATCGAGATATTCTTTAGACGAGCCGATAGCAATAAATCCGGCGATATCGACCTAAACGAAATTGCCGCTTTCATAGACACACTTATTTACCCCAGCCTAAAAAAACAAAGATAG